Proteins encoded together in one Mycobacterium simiae window:
- a CDS encoding ATP-binding protein — protein sequence MVTSPSNLPRTVGELRASGHRERGVKQEIRENLLTALAEGDDIWPGILGFEDTVLPQLERALIAGHDVVLLGERGQGKTRLLRALVGLLDEWTPVIGGAELGEHPYTPITPESIRRAATLGDDLPVEWRHRSERYTEKLATPDTSVADLVGDIDPIKVAEGRSLGDPETIAYGLIPRAHRGIVAVNELPDLAERIQVSMLNVMEERDIQVRGYTLRLPLDVLVVASANPEDYTNRGRIITPLKDRFGAEIRTHYPLELDAEVGVITQEAHLTAQVPDYLTQVIARFARYLRESNSVDQRSGVSARFAIAAAETVAASARHRGAVLGESDPVARVVDLGTVIDVLRGKLEFESGEEGREQAVLEHLLRRATADTASRALGGIDVGSLVAAVEGGSAVTTGERISAKDVLAAVPGLPVVEEIADRLHAESEGERAAALELALEALYLAKRIDKVSGEGQTVYG from the coding sequence GTGGTGACATCACCGAGCAATCTGCCCCGCACCGTCGGTGAACTGCGCGCCAGCGGTCATCGTGAACGTGGAGTCAAGCAGGAAATACGCGAAAATCTGCTGACTGCGCTGGCCGAGGGTGACGACATCTGGCCCGGGATCCTGGGTTTCGAGGACACCGTGCTGCCGCAGCTGGAGCGGGCGCTGATCGCCGGGCACGACGTGGTACTGCTGGGTGAGCGCGGACAGGGCAAGACGCGGCTGCTGCGCGCGCTGGTCGGCTTGCTCGACGAATGGACACCGGTGATCGGGGGCGCCGAGCTGGGTGAGCACCCCTACACGCCGATCACGCCGGAGTCGATCCGGCGGGCCGCCACCCTGGGCGACGACCTCCCGGTGGAATGGCGGCACCGCAGCGAGCGATACACCGAGAAGCTGGCCACCCCCGACACCAGCGTCGCCGATCTGGTCGGCGACATCGACCCGATCAAGGTGGCCGAGGGACGCAGCCTCGGCGACCCCGAGACCATCGCCTACGGGCTGATCCCTCGCGCGCACCGCGGCATCGTCGCGGTCAACGAACTGCCCGACCTGGCCGAGCGCATCCAGGTGTCCATGCTCAACGTCATGGAGGAGCGCGATATCCAGGTCCGCGGTTACACGCTGCGCCTGCCGCTCGACGTGCTGGTGGTCGCCAGCGCCAACCCCGAGGACTACACCAACCGCGGCCGCATCATCACCCCGCTCAAGGACCGGTTCGGTGCCGAGATCCGCACCCACTACCCGCTGGAGCTCGACGCCGAAGTGGGCGTCATCACGCAGGAAGCGCACTTGACCGCACAGGTCCCCGATTACCTGACGCAGGTGATCGCCCGGTTTGCCCGCTATTTGCGGGAATCCAACTCGGTCGATCAGCGCTCCGGGGTGTCGGCGCGGTTCGCCATCGCCGCCGCCGAAACGGTCGCTGCCTCCGCCCGCCACCGCGGTGCCGTACTCGGCGAGAGTGACCCGGTGGCGCGGGTGGTCGACCTGGGCACCGTGATCGACGTGCTGCGCGGCAAGCTGGAATTCGAATCCGGTGAAGAAGGCCGCGAACAGGCGGTGCTCGAGCACCTGTTGCGCCGCGCCACCGCCGACACCGCGTCCCGGGCGCTCGGCGGCATCGACGTCGGCTCCCTGGTGGCGGCCGTCGAGGGCGGCTCGGCGGTGACGACGGGCGAACGGATCTCGGCCAAGGACGTCCTCGCCGCGGTTCCCGGACTGCCCGTCGTAGAGGAGATCGCCGACCGGCTGCACGCCGAATCCGAGGGCGAACGCGCCGCGGCGCTGGAGCTGGCGTTGGAGGCGCTGTATTTGGCCAAACGCATCGACAAGGTCTCCGGGGAGGGCCAAACGGTTTATGGCTAA
- a CDS encoding vWA domain-containing protein has translation MAKPVSRGHSSRYSAYTGGPDPLAPPVDLREALEQIGQDVMAGTSPRRALSELLRRGTKNMPGADRLAAEANRRRRDLLRRNNLDGTLQEIKKLLDEAVLAERKELARALDDDARFGELQLDALPASPAKAVQELSEYNWRSAEAREKYDQIKDLLGREMLDQRFAGMKEALQGATDEDRQRVTDMVDDLNELLDKHARGEDTQQDFDDFMDKHGEFFPENPRNVEELLDSLAKRAAAAQRFRNSLSPDQRAELDALAQQAFGSPSLMQALSRLDSHLQSARPGEDWTGSEQFSGDNPFGMGEGTQALSDIAELEQLADQLSQSYPGATMDDVDLDALARQLGDQAAIDARTLAELERALVNQGFLDRGSDGQWRLSPKAMRRLGETALRDVAQQLSSRRGERDHRRAGAAGELTGATRPWQFGDTEPWNIPRTLTNAVLRRAGTATLDGPAGPLHISVDDVEVSETETRTQSAVALLVDTSFSMVMENRWLPMKQTALALNHLVCTRFRSDALQIIAFGRYARTVTAAELTGLEGVYEQGTNLHHALALAGRHLRRHPNAQPVVLVVTDGEPTAHLEDFDGDGSAVFFDYPPHPRTIAHTVRGFDDMARLGAQITIFRLGSDPGLARFIDQVARRVEGRVVVPDLDGLGAAVVGDYLRTRRRR, from the coding sequence ATGGCTAAGCCAGTTTCGCGGGGACACTCGTCTCGCTACTCGGCGTACACCGGCGGGCCGGACCCGCTGGCCCCGCCGGTGGACCTGCGCGAGGCGCTCGAGCAGATCGGACAGGACGTCATGGCCGGCACCTCGCCGCGCCGGGCCCTGTCCGAGTTGCTCCGCCGTGGCACCAAGAACATGCCCGGCGCCGACCGGCTGGCCGCCGAAGCGAACCGTCGGCGACGGGATCTGTTGCGCAGGAACAACTTAGACGGCACCTTGCAGGAGATCAAGAAGCTGCTCGACGAGGCGGTGCTGGCTGAACGCAAGGAGCTGGCCCGCGCGCTCGACGACGACGCGCGGTTCGGTGAGTTGCAGCTCGACGCGCTCCCGGCATCGCCGGCCAAGGCGGTGCAAGAACTATCCGAATACAACTGGCGCAGCGCCGAGGCGCGGGAAAAGTACGACCAAATCAAGGATTTGCTTGGCCGCGAAATGCTCGACCAGCGTTTCGCCGGCATGAAGGAAGCACTGCAAGGCGCGACCGACGAGGACCGGCAGCGCGTCACCGACATGGTCGACGACCTCAACGAGCTGCTGGATAAGCATGCGCGCGGTGAAGACACCCAGCAAGACTTTGACGACTTCATGGACAAGCACGGCGAGTTCTTCCCGGAGAACCCACGCAACGTGGAGGAGCTACTGGACTCGCTGGCCAAGCGTGCCGCCGCCGCCCAGCGCTTCCGTAACAGCCTGAGCCCAGACCAGCGGGCCGAACTCGATGCCCTGGCGCAGCAGGCCTTCGGTTCGCCGTCGCTCATGCAGGCGTTGAGCCGGCTCGACTCGCACCTGCAATCCGCCCGGCCGGGTGAAGACTGGACGGGTTCCGAGCAGTTCTCCGGTGACAATCCGTTCGGCATGGGCGAAGGCACCCAGGCGCTGTCCGACATCGCCGAGCTCGAGCAGCTCGCCGATCAGCTCTCGCAAAGCTATCCCGGCGCCACGATGGACGACGTCGACCTGGACGCGCTGGCACGCCAGCTCGGCGACCAGGCTGCCATCGATGCGCGGACGTTGGCCGAGTTGGAGCGGGCACTGGTCAACCAGGGCTTTTTGGATCGCGGTTCCGACGGCCAGTGGCGGCTGTCGCCCAAGGCGATGCGCAGACTCGGCGAGACAGCGTTACGCGATGTGGCGCAACAACTTTCCAGCCGTCGCGGCGAACGGGACCACCGTCGTGCCGGCGCTGCAGGTGAGTTGACCGGCGCGACGCGGCCGTGGCAGTTCGGCGACACCGAACCGTGGAACATTCCTCGTACGCTGACCAACGCCGTGTTACGGCGGGCGGGCACCGCGACGCTGGACGGACCGGCCGGTCCCCTCCACATCTCCGTCGACGACGTCGAGGTGTCCGAGACCGAGACCCGCACCCAATCTGCCGTCGCCCTGCTCGTCGATACCTCGTTCTCGATGGTGATGGAGAATCGCTGGCTGCCCATGAAGCAGACGGCGCTCGCGCTCAACCATCTGGTGTGCACCCGCTTCCGCTCAGATGCCCTGCAGATCATTGCTTTTGGCCGCTATGCCCGCACCGTGACGGCCGCCGAGCTCACCGGCCTGGAGGGGGTGTACGAACAGGGCACCAACCTGCATCACGCCCTGGCGCTGGCGGGTCGCCATCTGCGCCGGCACCCGAATGCGCAGCCTGTCGTCCTGGTTGTGACGGACGGGGAACCGACCGCGCACCTCGAGGACTTCGACGGTGACGGTTCCGCGGTGTTCTTCGATTATCCGCCGCACCCGCGGACCATCGCGCACACCGTGCGTGGCTTCGACGACATGGCGCGGCTGGGCGCGCAGATCACCATCTTCCGGCTGGGTAGCGACCCGGGCCTGGCGCGGTTCATCGACCAGGTGGCAAGGCGAGTCGAGGGCCGCGTCGTGGTGCCCGACCTGGACGGGTTGGGTGCCGCCGTGGTCGGCGACTATCTGCGCACTCGGCGCCGTCGCTAG
- a CDS encoding DUF1707 SHOCT-like domain-containing protein yields MSDSPQHDAKAARDDLSRAADTDRIQIAQLLAYAAEQGRLQLKDYEDRLTRAYAATTYEELDQLRADLPGAQMSPRRGGKPNPAPSTLLLALLSGFERRGRWNVPKKLTTFTLWGTGVVDLRYADFTSTEVDIRVVSIMGAQSIVLPPEVNIEIHGRGVMGGFDRDVLGEGTPGAPRVKIHGFSFWGGVGIKRKARRAH; encoded by the coding sequence ATGAGCGACTCGCCGCAACACGACGCGAAGGCCGCGCGCGACGATTTGTCGCGTGCGGCCGACACGGATCGCATTCAAATCGCGCAACTGCTGGCCTACGCGGCTGAGCAGGGGCGGCTGCAGCTCAAGGACTATGAGGACCGCCTGACCAGGGCGTACGCGGCGACGACGTACGAGGAATTGGACCAGTTGCGGGCCGATTTACCCGGCGCCCAAATGAGCCCGCGCCGCGGTGGCAAACCGAACCCGGCGCCGTCCACCCTGCTGCTGGCGCTGCTGAGCGGATTCGAGCGGCGCGGTCGTTGGAACGTACCGAAGAAGCTGACCACCTTCACGCTCTGGGGCACCGGGGTGGTCGATCTGCGTTATGCCGACTTCACCTCGACCGAGGTGGACATCCGGGTGGTGTCGATCATGGGCGCGCAGAGTATTGTGCTGCCGCCGGAAGTCAACATCGAAATCCACGGCCGCGGCGTGATGGGCGGTTTCGACCGCGATGTCCTCGGTGAGGGCACGCCCGGCGCGCCCCGGGTGAAGATCCACGGGTTCTCGTTCTGGGGCGGCGTGGGCATCAAGCGCAAAGCGCGCCGCGCGCACTAG
- a CDS encoding acyl-CoA dehydrogenase family protein — MTDTSFIENEERQALRKSVAAWAANYGSEYYLKKARAQQHTDELWSEAGKLGFLGVNLPEEYGGGGAGMYELSLVMEEMAAAGSALLLMVVSPAINGTIISKFGTEEQKKRWIPGIADGTLTMAFAITEPDAGSNSHKITTTARRDGSDWILTGQKVYISGVDQAQAVLVVGRSEEAKTGKLRPALFVVPTDAPGFTYTPIEMELISPERQFQVFLDDVRLPADALVGSEDAAIAQLFAGLNPERIMGAASAVGMGRFALSKAADYVKTRQVWGTPIGAHQGLSHPLAQCHIEVELAKLMMQKAATLYDSGDDAGAAAAANMAKYAAAEASTRSVDQAVQSMGGNGLTKEYGVAAMLASARLGRIAPVSREMVLNFVAQTSLGLPRSY; from the coding sequence ATGACCGACACCAGCTTCATCGAAAACGAAGAGCGGCAGGCGCTGCGAAAGTCGGTGGCAGCCTGGGCCGCCAACTACGGCAGCGAGTACTACCTGAAGAAGGCGCGTGCGCAGCAGCACACCGACGAATTATGGTCGGAGGCCGGCAAATTGGGCTTCCTCGGGGTGAATCTCCCGGAGGAATACGGCGGTGGCGGAGCCGGGATGTACGAGCTGTCGCTGGTGATGGAGGAGATGGCCGCGGCCGGCAGCGCGCTGCTACTGATGGTCGTCTCGCCGGCCATCAACGGCACCATCATCAGCAAGTTCGGCACCGAGGAGCAGAAGAAGCGTTGGATTCCCGGCATCGCCGACGGAACCCTGACGATGGCCTTCGCGATCACCGAGCCGGACGCCGGCTCCAACTCGCACAAGATCACCACCACCGCTCGCCGCGATGGCAGCGACTGGATCTTGACGGGTCAGAAGGTCTACATCTCCGGTGTCGACCAGGCCCAGGCCGTGCTGGTGGTCGGGCGCAGCGAGGAGGCCAAGACCGGCAAGCTCCGCCCGGCACTGTTCGTGGTACCCACCGATGCGCCCGGATTCACCTACACGCCAATCGAAATGGAGCTGATCAGCCCCGAGCGTCAGTTCCAGGTCTTTCTCGACGACGTCCGGCTGCCGGCCGACGCATTGGTCGGCTCCGAGGATGCCGCGATTGCTCAGTTGTTCGCCGGCCTCAACCCGGAGCGGATCATGGGGGCGGCCAGCGCGGTCGGCATGGGGCGGTTCGCGCTCAGCAAGGCCGCCGACTACGTCAAGACCCGTCAGGTGTGGGGAACACCGATCGGTGCACACCAGGGCTTGTCGCATCCGTTGGCGCAGTGCCACATTGAGGTCGAACTAGCCAAGCTGATGATGCAGAAGGCCGCCACGCTCTATGACAGCGGTGACGACGCGGGCGCGGCCGCGGCCGCCAATATGGCCAAATATGCTGCGGCGGAGGCGTCTACCCGGTCGGTCGACCAAGCCGTGCAGTCGATGGGTGGAAACGGGTTGACCAAGGAATACGGCGTCGCCGCCATGCTCGCCTCGGCGCGGCTCGGGCGGATCGCCCCGGTCAGCCGCGAGATGGTGCTGAACTTCGTCGCGCAGACATCACTGGGCCTGCCTCGAAGCTACTGA
- a CDS encoding enoyl-CoA hydratase family protein, whose amino-acid sequence MDTLVEYAGPDDVAGPFARLTLNSPHNRNALSTALVSQLHQGLRDAATDPAVRAVVLGHTGGTFCAGADLSEAGGGGPRADPFDLAVARAREMTTLLRAIVASPLPVIAAIDGHVRAGGFGLVGACDIAVAGPRSTFALTEARIGVAPAIISLTLLPKLSPRAAAQYYLTGETFGAAQAAQIGLVTSAAEDVDAAVAKLVADIGRGSPQGLAASKALTTAAVLEGFDRDAERLSEESARLFVSEEAREGMLAFLQKRPPSWVRPTNSDDADQ is encoded by the coding sequence ATGGACACTTTGGTCGAATACGCCGGCCCCGACGATGTCGCGGGTCCGTTCGCCCGGCTGACGCTGAACTCGCCGCACAACCGCAACGCCCTGTCCACCGCCCTGGTGAGCCAGCTGCACCAGGGCTTGCGGGACGCGGCGACGGATCCCGCGGTGCGGGCGGTGGTGCTGGGCCACACCGGCGGCACCTTCTGCGCCGGTGCCGACCTGAGCGAGGCCGGTGGTGGCGGCCCGCGTGCCGATCCGTTCGATCTGGCGGTGGCGCGCGCGCGGGAGATGACCACGCTGTTGCGTGCGATCGTCGCGTCGCCGCTGCCGGTGATCGCCGCCATCGACGGCCACGTCCGGGCCGGCGGGTTCGGTCTCGTCGGCGCCTGCGACATCGCGGTCGCCGGGCCGCGCAGTACCTTCGCGTTGACCGAGGCCCGCATCGGGGTCGCCCCGGCCATCATCTCGCTGACTCTGCTGCCGAAGCTGTCGCCCCGGGCGGCGGCCCAGTACTACCTCACCGGCGAGACGTTCGGTGCCGCCCAGGCCGCGCAGATCGGCTTGGTCACGTCGGCAGCCGAGGACGTGGACGCGGCCGTGGCGAAACTCGTCGCCGACATCGGGCGCGGCTCACCCCAGGGCCTGGCGGCCTCCAAAGCGCTCACCACAGCGGCCGTGCTGGAGGGGTTCGACCGTGACGCCGAACGGCTTAGCGAGGAATCCGCGCGATTGTTTGTGTCCGAGGAGGCGCGCGAGGGCATGCTGGCGTTCTTGCAGAAACGTCCGCCCAGTTGGGTCCGCCCGACCAACTCCGACGATGCCGACCAGTAA
- a CDS encoding acetyl/propionyl/methylcrotonyl-CoA carboxylase subunit alpha, translated as MAITRVLVANRGEIARRVFATCRQLGLGTVAVYTDPDAAAPHVAEADARVRLAKTNDYLNAEAIIAAARAAGADAIHPGYGFLSENADFAAAVLEAGLIWVGPPVDAVRAMGSKIESKKLMASAGVPVLDELDPDSVTPAQLPVLVKASAGGGGRGMRVVRELSALASEVAAAQREAQNAFGDPTVFCERYLPTGHHVEVQVLADTHGTVWAVGERECSIQRRHQKIIEEAPSPLVERIPGMRDKLFHAARLAAGAIGYAGAGTVEFLADDSGEFFFLEMNTRLQVEHPVTEETTGVDLVALQLAVAAGDRLDAEPPTARGHSIEARLYAEDPARGWQPQAGRVHTVDVPGVRAQFGSLRERTGIRLDSGIVDGSSVSIHYDPMLAKVISYAPTRRQCALVLADALARTRLHGLRTNRELLVNVLRHPAFLDGATDTAFFDTHGLAQLAAPLADEGVVRLSAIAAALADAAHNRATAAVFGSLPSGWRNLPSGHQVKTYRDDRDTEHRIEYRFSRTGLVLAGDGSVRLVSATPNEVVLTDADGVDCRFTVARHGRDVYVDSARGPVRLDAIPRFPDPGSSVAKGSLVAPMPGSVIRVGAQVGDSVTAGQPLIWLEAMKMEHTINAPADGVLAELSVQAGQQVEVGAVLARVKAPTADAAPQSEDQPQGDS; from the coding sequence ATGGCCATCACTCGAGTACTGGTTGCCAACCGCGGCGAGATCGCTCGCCGCGTCTTCGCCACCTGCCGGCAACTCGGGCTGGGCACCGTCGCGGTCTACACCGACCCCGACGCCGCCGCCCCGCACGTCGCCGAGGCGGACGCCAGGGTCCGCCTGGCCAAGACCAACGACTATCTCAACGCCGAGGCGATCATTGCCGCCGCCCGCGCTGCCGGAGCCGACGCTATCCATCCCGGGTATGGATTCCTATCCGAGAACGCCGATTTCGCCGCCGCGGTCCTGGAAGCGGGCCTGATCTGGGTGGGACCGCCGGTGGACGCGGTGCGCGCGATGGGATCGAAGATCGAGTCGAAGAAGTTGATGGCCTCGGCCGGTGTACCCGTCCTCGACGAACTCGATCCCGACTCGGTCACACCGGCTCAGCTGCCGGTGCTGGTCAAGGCCTCTGCCGGTGGCGGCGGCCGCGGGATGCGGGTGGTGCGCGAGTTGTCGGCGCTGGCAAGCGAAGTCGCCGCGGCGCAGCGAGAGGCGCAGAACGCCTTCGGCGACCCGACCGTGTTCTGCGAGCGCTACCTGCCGACCGGTCACCACGTGGAGGTGCAGGTCCTCGCCGACACCCACGGCACGGTGTGGGCGGTCGGCGAACGCGAGTGCTCGATTCAGCGCCGCCACCAGAAGATCATCGAAGAGGCGCCGTCACCGCTGGTGGAGCGCATTCCGGGCATGCGGGACAAGCTTTTCCACGCGGCGCGGCTGGCCGCCGGGGCGATCGGATACGCCGGTGCCGGCACGGTGGAATTTCTCGCCGACGATAGCGGGGAGTTCTTCTTCCTGGAAATGAACACCCGGCTGCAGGTCGAGCACCCGGTCACCGAGGAGACCACCGGGGTGGACCTGGTCGCGCTGCAGCTCGCGGTCGCCGCAGGCGACCGCCTGGATGCCGAACCGCCCACTGCTCGAGGACATTCGATCGAGGCCCGGCTGTACGCCGAAGACCCCGCGCGCGGGTGGCAGCCGCAGGCCGGTCGGGTGCACACCGTCGACGTGCCCGGCGTGCGAGCGCAGTTCGGCTCGCTGCGAGAGCGCACCGGAATCCGCCTGGACTCCGGCATTGTCGACGGATCGTCGGTGTCGATTCACTACGATCCGATGCTGGCCAAGGTCATCTCCTACGCGCCGACGCGCCGGCAGTGCGCACTGGTGCTTGCCGACGCGCTGGCCCGAACGCGGCTGCACGGGCTACGGACCAACCGCGAACTACTGGTGAACGTGTTGCGCCATCCGGCCTTCCTCGATGGGGCGACCGATACCGCGTTCTTCGACACGCACGGGTTGGCGCAACTGGCGGCGCCGCTGGCCGATGAGGGCGTTGTCCGTCTGTCGGCAATCGCGGCCGCGCTCGCCGACGCCGCGCACAACCGCGCGACCGCCGCGGTTTTCGGATCCCTTCCCAGCGGTTGGCGCAACCTGCCGTCGGGCCATCAAGTCAAGACGTATCGCGATGACCGGGACACCGAGCATCGGATCGAATATCGGTTTAGCAGAACCGGATTGGTGCTTGCCGGAGATGGATCGGTACGCCTGGTCTCGGCGACGCCAAACGAGGTGGTGTTGACCGACGCCGACGGGGTGGACTGCCGGTTTACCGTCGCGCGCCACGGCCGAGACGTCTACGTCGATTCGGCACGCGGACCCGTTCGTCTGGACGCGATCCCCCGGTTCCCCGACCCTGGTTCGTCGGTCGCGAAGGGATCGCTGGTGGCGCCGATGCCAGGCAGCGTCATCCGGGTCGGCGCCCAGGTGGGCGACAGCGTGACAGCCGGGCAGCCGCTGATCTGGCTGGAGGCGATGAAGATGGAACACACCATCAACGCCCCTGCCGACGGCGTGCTCGCCGAACTCAGTGTCCAGGCCGGTCAGCAGGTCGAAGTCGGGGCAGTCCTGGCGCGCGTCAAAGCCCCCACCGCGGATGCGGCGCCCCAATCCGAAGACCAACCACAAGGAGATTCCTGA
- the purN gene encoding phosphoribosylglycinamide formyltransferase — protein sequence MVEPLHVPPSAPARLVVLASGTGSLLSSLLAAAVDDFPARVVAVGVDRDCRAAEIAAAASVPTYTVRLGDFSSREAWDAAITEATAAHAPDLIVSAGFMKILGPQFLSRYFGRTLNTHPALLPAFAGAHAVPDALAYGVKVTGCTVHLVDAGMDTGPILAQEPIAVLDGDTEETLHERIKVVERRLLVDVVAAIATRGVTVVERTATIGRKATLG from the coding sequence GTGGTCGAACCGCTGCACGTACCCCCCAGTGCGCCGGCGCGACTGGTGGTGCTGGCATCGGGCACCGGATCGCTGCTGAGTTCCCTGCTGGCCGCGGCCGTCGATGATTTCCCGGCGCGCGTCGTCGCCGTCGGCGTGGACCGCGATTGCCGGGCCGCCGAGATCGCCGCGGCCGCGTCGGTGCCCACCTACACCGTGCGGCTCGGCGACTTTTCGAGCCGCGAAGCGTGGGACGCCGCCATCACCGAGGCCACCGCCGCGCATGCGCCCGATCTGATCGTCTCGGCAGGATTCATGAAGATCCTTGGGCCGCAGTTTCTTTCACGATACTTTGGACGAACTTTGAATACGCATCCAGCGCTGTTGCCTGCGTTCGCGGGAGCTCATGCCGTTCCCGACGCGCTGGCTTACGGTGTCAAGGTCACCGGCTGTACGGTGCACCTGGTTGACGCCGGCATGGACACCGGGCCGATTTTGGCGCAGGAACCCATTGCGGTGCTCGACGGCGACACCGAGGAGACTTTGCACGAACGCATCAAGGTCGTCGAGCGGCGGCTGCTGGTGGACGTGGTGGCCGCGATCGCGACGCGCGGCGTGACGGTGGTCGAAAGAACGGCCACGATCGGACGGAAGGCGACCCTGGGATGA
- the purH gene encoding bifunctional phosphoribosylaminoimidazolecarboxamide formyltransferase/IMP cyclohydrolase: protein MNTPVHTDESKRAIRRALISVYDKTGLVELAQGLSAAGVEIVSTGSTAKAIADKGIAVTPVEELTGFPEVLDGRVKTLHPRVHAGLLADLRKPEHAAALEELGIAAFELVVVNLYPFTQTVDSGAGLDECVEQIDIGGPSMVRAAAKNHPSVAVVVDPLGYDGVLAATRNGGFTLAERKKLAALAFAHTAEYDIAVASWMETTLAPEHPETTFPRWLGHSWRRSATLRYGENPHQQAALYVDPGAWPGLAQAEQLHGKEMSYNNFTDADAAWRAAFDHEETCVAIIKHANPCGIAISSVSVADAHRKAHECDPLSAFGGVIAANTEVSLEMAEYVSTIFTEVIVAPAYAPEAIEVLTRKKNIRVLVASEPLAGGSEVRPVSGGLLMQQRDQLDAHGDNPVNWTLATGSPADPATLSDLVFAWRTCRAVKSNAIVIASGGATIGVGMGQVNRVDAARLAVERGNAGGTDRVSGAVAASDAFFPFPDGLETLARAGVRAIVHPGGSVRDDEVTAAAAAAGVTVYLTGARHFAH, encoded by the coding sequence ATGAATACCCCCGTGCACACCGACGAGTCGAAGAGAGCGATTCGCCGCGCGTTGATCAGCGTGTACGACAAGACCGGCCTGGTCGAACTCGCCCAGGGGCTGAGCGCGGCGGGTGTCGAGATCGTCTCCACCGGGTCCACGGCGAAAGCCATTGCCGACAAAGGGATTGCAGTGACTCCGGTGGAGGAGTTGACCGGATTCCCGGAGGTGCTTGACGGCCGGGTCAAGACCCTGCACCCGCGGGTGCACGCCGGTCTGCTCGCCGACCTGCGCAAGCCGGAGCACGCCGCGGCGCTCGAGGAGCTGGGCATCGCGGCCTTCGAGCTGGTCGTGGTCAACCTGTATCCGTTCACCCAGACCGTCGATTCGGGGGCGGGCCTCGACGAATGCGTCGAGCAGATCGACATCGGCGGACCGTCGATGGTGCGGGCGGCCGCGAAGAACCACCCCAGCGTGGCGGTGGTGGTCGACCCGCTCGGGTATGACGGCGTGTTGGCCGCGACGCGCAACGGCGGATTCACCCTCGCCGAGCGTAAGAAGCTGGCGGCGCTGGCCTTTGCGCACACCGCCGAATACGACATCGCCGTGGCGAGCTGGATGGAGACCACCCTGGCGCCCGAGCATCCGGAGACGACTTTTCCGCGCTGGCTTGGCCACAGCTGGCGGCGTTCGGCAACCCTGCGCTACGGCGAGAACCCGCACCAGCAGGCGGCACTCTACGTCGATCCGGGCGCGTGGCCGGGGCTGGCGCAGGCCGAACAGTTGCACGGAAAAGAGATGTCCTACAACAACTTCACCGATGCGGACGCCGCCTGGCGCGCAGCGTTCGATCACGAAGAGACCTGTGTGGCTATCATCAAACACGCCAACCCGTGCGGCATTGCGATCTCGTCGGTGTCGGTCGCCGACGCACACCGCAAGGCCCACGAGTGCGATCCGCTCAGCGCCTTCGGTGGCGTGATCGCGGCCAACACCGAAGTCAGCCTGGAGATGGCTGAGTATGTCAGCACCATCTTCACCGAGGTGATCGTGGCGCCGGCGTATGCGCCCGAGGCCATCGAGGTGTTGACCCGCAAGAAAAACATCCGGGTGCTGGTCGCCTCCGAGCCGCTGGCCGGCGGCTCCGAGGTGCGGCCGGTCAGCGGGGGACTGTTAATGCAACAGCGCGACCAGCTCGACGCGCACGGCGACAACCCGGTGAACTGGACATTGGCCACCGGATCGCCCGCCGACCCGGCCACCCTGAGCGATCTGGTCTTTGCGTGGCGTACCTGCCGGGCGGTGAAGTCCAACGCGATCGTGATCGCCTCCGGTGGCGCCACGATCGGTGTGGGCATGGGGCAGGTCAACCGAGTCGACGCGGCCCGGCTGGCCGTCGAAAGAGGAAATGCGGGCGGCACCGACCGAGTCAGTGGCGCGGTCGCCGCGTCCGACGCGTTCTTCCCGTTCCCCGACGGGCTGGAGACGCTGGCACGCGCCGGCGTGAGGGCGATCGTGCATCCCGGCGGCTCGGTGCGCGATGACGAGGTGACCGCGGCGGCCGCCGCGGCCGGCGTCACCGTATACCTCACCGGGGCCCGTCACTTTGCTCACTGA